Proteins encoded by one window of Fusarium graminearum PH-1 chromosome 1, whole genome shotgun sequence:
- a CDS encoding crossover junction endonuclease MUS81: MADADSANPQFLEWVKEWLDLARERNSKGVTTYRTAYNSLKACPISFEHPAQLQQLKGFGPKLCERLEQQLKKHCEQNGLPMPPHPRSRKAAPVTSDENGEGSSKPAKKARKQKAYVPALRSGAFALVVGLSTLDEDTATGMTKAELIEVAQPYCDASFSAPSDPTKFYTAWNSMKTLLQKELVYERGRPLRRYALTDEGWEVAKRIKDTDHWQAEKDRTKDPTSAQPVIPNFQPGAISRQKSPSVEIAEPAQALSEYQNVVADGLTTSDDASLPNFTPILLPPGTFTVQLVLDVREVRAKTDRDYMQEELAKQGAKPIMRSMELGDAQWVAKCNDPNLLSSQGAEGDEVVLDWIVERKRLDDLIGSIKDGRFHEQKFRLQRSGVKKVIYIIEEIGMDPEVINRYAEAVRSAIASTQVVNGYFVKRTNKMDDTIRYLTRMTAMLKRTYESRSLHVIPTKVLTSQNYLPLLKHLRESISPDWYITYPAFSSLASKSESITLRDVFLKMLMTIKGVTGEKALEIQKCWKTPYDFVKAFEACGPGEQGLKRKRELVFSQTSHLVGRKKFTKPLSTKIAEVWGNT; the protein is encoded by the coding sequence ATGGCCGACGCCGACTCGGCCAACCCTCAGTTTCTGGAATGGGTCAAAGAGTGGTTGGATTTGGCTCGCGAACGCAATTCCAAAGGCGTTACCACGTACAGGACAGCGTACAACTCGTTGAAAGCATGCCCGATTTCCTTTGAACACCCTGCACAGTTGCAGCAACTCAAAGGTTTCGGCCCAAAACTCTGCGAGCGTCTTGAACAGCAATTGAAGAAACACTGCGAACAAAATGGCCTCCCAATGCCTCCGCACCCTAGGTCCCGTAAAGCGGCACCAGTTACTAGCGACGAAAATGGAGAAGGCTCATCAAAACCTGCGAAAAAGGCACGCAAACAAAAAGCCTATGTCCCTGCTCTTCGATCTGGAGCTTTCGCCTTGGTAGTCGGACTCTCGACCCTGGATGAAGACACCGCTACTGGGATGACCAAGGCTGAACTTATTGAAGTTGCCCAACCGTACTGTGATGCATCATTTTCCGCTCCTAGCGATCCCACCAAGTTTTACACTGCCTGGAACTCGATGAAAACTTTGTTACAGAAGGAGCTAGTATACGAAAGAGGGCGGCCATTAAGGAGATATGCTTTGACCGACGAAGGATGGGAAGTTGCCAAGCGTATAAAGGACACCGACCACTGGCAGGCTGAAAAGGATAGGACTAAGGATCCCACCTCAGCACAACCCGTTATTCCGAACTTCCAGCCTGGAGCCATTTCTAGGCAAAAGTCGCCTTCTGTGGAGATTGCTGAACCAGCACAGGCTCTATCAGAATATCAAAATGTCGTTGCCGATGGTCTAACGACGTCAGACGATGCCTCATTGCCGAATTTTACTCCAATACTATTGCCTCCAGGAACCTTTACCGTCCAGTTAGTCCTGGACGTTCGCGAAGTAAGGGCCAAAACGGACCGCGACTACATGCAAGAGGAACTTGCAAAACAGGGCGCGAAACCCATCATGCGTAGCATGGAGCTTGGCGATGCTCAGTGGGTCGCAAAATGCAACGACCCGAATCTGCTCTCATCACAAGGTGCTGAGGGTGACGAGGTCGTGCTGGACTGGATTGTCGAAAGAAAAcgtcttgatgatttgatcGGGAGTATCAAGGATGGCAGATTCCATGAGCAAAAGTTTCGCTTACAACGATCTGGTGTAAAGAAAGTGATTTACATTATCGAAGAAATTGGCATGGACCCCGAGGTGATTAACAGATACGCTGAAGCAGTTCGATCAGCTATCGCCTCGACCCAAGTAGTTAATGGCTACTTTGTCAAGAGAACAAACAAGATGGACGACACAATCAGATACCTCACACGGATGACTGCCATGCTGAAACGGACGTACGAGAGTAGATCACTGCACGTCATACCTACCAAGGTCCTTACGTCTCAGAATTATCTTCCACTACTGAAGCATCTCAGGGAATCCATATCTCCAGATTGGTACATTACCTACCCGGCCTTCTCCTCGCTTGCGTCAAAGTCTGAGTCTATCACCCTGCGAGACGTATTCTTGAAGATGCTCATGACTATCAAGGGAGTCACAGGAGAGAAAGCACTGGAGATTCAAAAGTGCTGGAAAACACCGTACGACTTCGTCAAAGCTTTTGAGGCATGCGGGCCTGGTGAGCAGGGTTTGAAGCGCAAGCGCGAGTTGGTCTTTAGTCAAACAAGTCACCTTGTCGGGCGAAAGAAGTTTACGAAGCCGCTGAGCACCAAAATCGCCGAAGTTTGGGGTAATACATAA
- a CDS encoding riboflavin synthase alpha chain, whose protein sequence is MFTGIVEEVGVVSKLDNNDSTGGTSLTISIPSGSQLLSDCHDGDSISVNGVCLTVTSFTPEAFTIGVAPETLRITNLGDLKENSNVNLERAVRADTRMGGHFVQGHVDTTAKILSVTKDGNALTFRFQPARRDMLRYIVYKGYIAIDGTSLTVTKVNDQEGWWEVMLIAYTQERVVVAQKKEGDTVNLEVDMMAKYAEKSLGGVVGSEPGSVASFPFIEKIVERIVAQGFGAKQ, encoded by the exons ATGTTTACCGGAATCGTGGAAGAAGTGGGAG TTgtctccaagcttgacaacaATGATTCTACCGGTGGCACTTCTCTGACCATCTCCATTCCTTCTGGCTCCCAGCTCCTCTCCGACTGTCACGATGGCGATTCCATCTCTGTCAATGGTGTTTGCCTCACCGTCACCTCTTTCACACCTGAAGCCTTCACCATTGGTGTAGCCCCCGAGACTCTGAGAATCACCAACCTGGGTGACCTTAAGGAGAACAGCAACGTCAACCTTGAGCGCGCTGTCCGTGCTGATACACGCATGGGAGGCCACTTTGTCCAGGGCCACGTTGACACCACCGCCAAGATCCTGTCCGTCACCAAGGACGGCAATGCCCTGACCTTCCGCTTCCAGCCTGCCCGCAGGGATATGCTGCGGTACATTGTGTACAAGGGCTACATCGCCATTGACGGCACTAGTTTGACCGTCACCAAGGTCAATGACCAAGAGGGCTGGTGGGAGGTGATGCTGATCGCCTACACTCAGGAGAGGGTTGTTGTGgcgcagaagaaggagggtgACACAGTCAACCTTGAGGTTGACATGATGGCCAAGTATGCTGAGAAGTCATTGGGCGGAGTTGTCGGTTCTGAGCCAGGATCTGTGGCCTCTTTTCCTTTCATCGAGAAGATTGTTGAGAGGATCGTGGCACAAGGATTTGGCGCGAAGCAATAA